AGGGGCTTATCTACGTAGCGTAGCGTTGCGTTTCCAAATCGATTCGGCTAGCGTTATAGTTAGCAGTAAATTtaccgtttttgctttgttttgctttagACCTCAGGGCAATTTTCTAAGTACAGGCTTGGGGGGGCTTATATTTTGAGGGGCGATTAAACGGAGGGTTTTTTGCGTTACCGCTTTGGAGGCTGACATTTGGAGGGGCTTATACATGGAGGGgtttattttcggaattttacggtactCGAAAATAAGATGAGACACTTATAGTTTTGTTTGCATAAAGCGCCAAACAATCTTGactaagttttaaaaaatctgtCAACAGAGTATAAAAATTAAGAAGAGTCGAACCAAGGTTATTGGAGTCATATCTATATCCATATCCAAAGGCAATTTTTAACAAATTTATATGGTGTCACAAGAACAATTTacgaaagctaaccatttcgagtCAGCACTGAACTCTAATCACTAGAGATCGGTGCCTaacccagcagttattctctgcctaaacagtgttgtttgttttccaaaGAGGGTTAACACTGaatttgtcaggttttgccacgTAACGCCACCAAAAGTTGCACATGTATATTGTCAAAAAGTGTCTCACGTTATTTTGAAGTATCCATTCCAGTAATGtcgttttctttgtctcacaagtctcaaaggagatttctaaacaaaataataacacAATTAACCATACAGCCTCGTAGCCACGTGTGAATATTAATATATCGAATGTGGActatggtcccaagagaaaacaaaaacaatgcttatgcaaattttggggaacaaacaaagaatagtATGGTATTTTTCGCAGTGGCCTACTAACGCGCTTAAGATAGGGCAAAATCCCACACTCGGATTTATGGGTGGAGACGTAGCTATTTCAATGGCTCACTTGAATGGCTCAGAAAACTACAGGCACAAATGACATGTATTTAAAGTAATGGAGCCTAATCCTAAACACGGCAGAGCTGAAACCTCTGCATCCACGTGATGTGAAGGCCATGCTgctgtacaaaacaatagaaattggCCCCACAAGtcttgcataataatagagtcaaatccccaaaaagacattttaatgCTTGTTCTGTAGACCAACATGTCCGCCTTGACGTCAGAcatggttgtccaatacaccgacataatgagattcatagcacttcacaatagacatcacaaagtgtcccccaaccttaatccttaaaaaaGTAGTAACAGTTTTGCGACATATAAAgtgcgggacactttgtgacactttatgatgtctattgtgacgtaccaggaatctcattacaatctcattatgtcggtgTATTGGACAAGTATGGAGgtgatgcaaaccatcaatacaGGTCCAATTAAATTAAGGGTGGAGAGAGCTGTGTGATATTAGAAATTCATCTTTTATAGGAAGAGAGTTTGACACTGAGAAACTTGAAGAGTCATTTTTAATCCACATCCAGTCTGTCaaacgcgttccaaactaaaatgtggtATTCCAATTTAGGAAAATTCGGAACAAATACTGAGAATCACCACAAAAATGGCTGTTTTTTCcttgtaaaatgaaaacctgtCTCGGAAAACAGCTTTTTTATGATACAGGTTTTGAAGTTTCGTCGGAAATTAGTGTAAAATtggcagaaaatgaaatgtgGACCTTCCACGGAAATTCATAATCGCCACTTAATTCCAGGGAGGGTTCTTTGTAGTTTCCTCTGAATCTTAAAATTGTGTTAAAATTCACAGGGAAAGTTTCTCTGTTTGCAAGGAATCAAAAAATTCCTCCAAGCAACTTCCTATTCTTTACCCGAACTCCATTCTAATGTCTGAGCCACGCTTGAGAAGCCAAATGATCTTCTGAATTTCGTGTCTCGAGAGTTTTCCCCCATAGAAGACGGGAAAGGATTCACAATTTCTTATCCCCCAATGAACAcaggagaggattcagaatttctgatcccccacaAAACACAGGAGAGGATTCAGGATTTCTGATCCCCCCATGAACACAGGAGAGAATTCTGAATTTCTGATCCCTCACAAAACAcaggagaggattcagaatttctgatcccccaatgaacacaggagaggattcagaatttctgatccccaaCAAAACACAGtagaggattcagaatttctgatcccccaatgaacacaggagaggattcagaatttctgatccccaaCAAAACACAGtagaggattcagaatttctgatcccccatgaacacaggagaggattcagaatttctgatccccccatGAACACAGgggaggattcagaatttctgatcccccacaAAACACAGGAGAGAATTTTCTTCCTCGCAAAAAAAGTGCAATTATCAATGCATTCGCCTAAAAAAAAACCCGACACGTTAAAAACTATTTCATGCGGATATCATAACATAAATAGATTATACACATAAACGGTTAGTTTGTTTGCGTATAAGATACATTTAGActattacaattaaaaaaaaaacgctagGAATTCTACAAAATGTGTCACACAAGTTCTAGTTGGGACTTGttatttgaataataaagtcctctccaataattattgaaagtaCGGAAGGGAGACGAATGATACAGTATACTATATTCTGTTGATAACACATCATCATAGCCGTAAGTATTAAATGCTTAtcttaaggctggtttacacgGTACAATTTGTCGGCCGGTTTTGTCGGGCCGataagtcgtaccgtgtaaattgtgtTAAACTTTTTTACCTCCAAAGATCTTCCCGTTGTCTGTTTAGTATCCGCCATTTGTGCGCACTGTCCGCTCGCAAACCCTTTGATTGACATTGCGCTTTCTCTCGGAGTGTCGGCCCGACtttaaaaaatctgttgcaatgcaacagatttttttaatGGGACCGATTTTTATTTTGATGAATCAATCGTTCATAGGCTGTCTAAATACACGCAAGATTTATGCTCGGACGCCGTCGGGCCGATaaatcgggccgacaaatcTTTCAGTGTAAACCAGAGAAgaagtttttaatttctttgcaAAGAGCTATTTGATGCCAAATAAAGTCATTTGACAGGATCATTTTAAACCCATCAAAGGATTCGGTTTAATTTTTCCTTGCACCTTCTCCGGGTTTCCGAAGCTTTCCTATTGTTTAACTCAATATGTGAAAAGTCACTCTTCAACCTACAATTAACAATAAATGACTCATTGCGGTTCCGGTTTTTAAAAAGGCAAGGCAGGAAACCATACAAATCAGTCTCAGTTAAAACAAATATCAACCATCATCCAGATATTCATACTGTTTTCTTCgaaatgaaaaaatattgtGAAGAGTGGAGCGTTTTACTCTATTGATATTTCGGAACAAATAATTGCCTAGATTGCAGGATACTCgaccacaagaaatggaccccaAAAACACTGCTGCTGCAGTGCCGCATTCGCGGTGTTGGATATACCTTGTTTTTTAATCCATGGGGCAAGCACCGCGACActgcggcaccagccattctactaAACTCAATTCAACCTAAGTCGACTATTGAAGGCACCACGGCACAAGCGATTCTAGCTTTCGTTTCTTCGGAAATGCGGCTTGCGTCGCAAACGTAGCGCTTCTTCTTGGACGGGTATATTCTGCAATCTCTCCTAATGATTtctttcgttaaaaaaaaaaaataaaaaaaatacaggtAAATCAAACTGATAAATTTCTGGTTATCTAAAGGAAAATCAAGACTGATAGAAGTCTTGTAACTGAGCTCTTTTGAATGACCCAGAGGCCCATGCATTTACGAAGTAACTCGGAGCCAGCATCAAACACATCGAAATTCACTGAGATATGTAATGTAAAATCCAGTGACTCGGAATGCTCACCAGGCAGTAACGAATGTTTACCGGAAACTATTTGAAAGGTTTAAATTGATATCAACCAATCGCAAGGCTAGCTATGTAATCTTCTGGGAAGATTATCCAATGATACTTAAGCTACGTTATTCACGTTTCCAGAGGGGAGCTCGATATTTTCAATACACTTTGACTGGCTTCAGTGTGACCCGTCTTGCTGTACATTTTGGCTGGCTAATCAATGGGTAAGAACATCGACTTTCTTTCTATTACTAATGGCAGCCGTATTGGAGGCTCTCTCTTTGTTATCAAACTGCAACCTTCAGCATTACGAAATTCAGTACAAGTTGAAACAGTGAGTGTTTTCCAAAATCAACCGAATTAAATTGCTAATATCGGCTTCTATTGTCTCAATTAGGGCCTCTGTTCCCTTGTACTTTAGTGGGCTAAACTATAGAACACAGGGCCACTTACGGTTACATGTTAGATAGAGCGGCTCGGCGGCTCACCAGTTAAGACTGAAGAGGATGTATATTTGCTGCTGGATGGCTCATCACTTTAATACGAGCCATGTCAGATacagtggctcggcggctcgccagTCAAGAAGAATGAGTGTATTCGGCTCGAAAGCTAGTCATGCGATCACTTACGACCTAAGCACTCTTAGCTCTCATTTtatggttcggttaactacactttttacgacatcgtgtgaagaatattgcattcgtttactgattaagcctgagcgctcgtttcagtgattacgcctaagcacaatttgaaaatttcagcttcattttacggttcggttgaCTATACTTTTAACGAGATCTTGTAAAGAATAAAGTGATTAGGCACTCCTtcaaaattttagctttcatttttatACGGTGcggttaactacatttttcacatgatcatgtgaagaatatagcactcgtttactgattaagcctaagcgctatttcagtgattaggcctaagaactcttttaaaattttggctTTCATTTTTTGGTTCGGTTATCTACACTTTTTGCAAGAACGTGTGAGGAATatagcacttgtttactgattaataCTAAGCgctgtttcagtgattaggcctaagaactcttttaatattttagctttcgttttacggttcggttaactatacaagatcgtgtgaagaatatagcactgaGTTTACTGATTGTGTCTTATACATGTagtcggtagcctcgcagctccatTATAGTAGTCCTTGAAGCATGCAATTCGACTGACGAGCCACCGAGCCGTCGAGCCACTTAAAGATTTGCCTTACTCGTTCTTTAAACAGCCAATTTTACTGACGAGCCGCCGAACCGTCGAGCCACTGCTCAAAGATATACCTTACTCGTTCTTTAAACAACCAATTTGATTGACGAGCCACCGAGCCACTGCAGAATAACAGCTTTAAAATGGCCCTGTActgtattttctttaaaatggcCCTGTACTGTATTTTATAGTTGCTCCCTTTAGTGTAACGGTGAGCCATTTGTAGTTTCAATTGGAGAAGAACATGCCTCGAGTCTGCAGAATGAACTCGTGACCAGTAAACGATGCTCATTTTCGCCGTTAACGATCTCAAGTAAacgaagcaaaaaacaaaacgttGTGGCTATATGGCTGGTAACCATTTTATGGCGATTAGGAGAGGTCAAGCGATCCTAAAATGAGTTACAGATCTCAAGTCCAGGGCTTGGTTTATTCTGGGCTCAGAGCAGGAAACCATGTTTTGTGACACTTAAAAATATATCGGACTGCCGGTCATTTACTGTTTTTAGCACCTTGACCGGCAGTCGACctcaaaaaaaatttaagcGCCACAAATCATGATCGATCATGGTTCGAACTCTCAGCCAGCATAAACCAATCTCTGAACTTGAGAACTATAAATCACTTCAGGATCGCTTGACCTTTCCTAATCGACATACGATGGTTTGGATTGACTAGGATTCTTTGATTTGACAATTTAATATATATCGGACTGCCGCTCACTTAATGTTTTCAACACCTTGACCGCTTACCGGCCATATAGCTAcagcgaaaacaaaaaaaaaaaaaacacgcaaaCACACACACTCCACACGTAAGTCAATGGCAAACTGAGTCCTGGCCACTTATATGCATATGAACGGCCTGTATTGTTGTAAACATTTGCCGCTACCAAAAACGACAGGAGGGTCATAGAGCAACAAGCTCATCATCCGCTTTCGACTTGTGAACTGACACGTAAAGGAAAAGAGCTCTCTCTGTCACCAACCCATTTATGcttatttacatattttatttccaCAGAGTCAAGATTGATCTTCTACTATCTTAATTCAGTTAGTTCAAGCCACCATATCAGTTCGGGGAACCGTTTCAGACACCAGAAATAATGGGAAAACGTCCTGCAAAGACAGATGCTGATCCTAATGCTGTTTTTCTCCTTTCACGACAACCGGAAATCTCCAAGTGTTTTACACCTTTTCATTGTAAATAATGTTTTATATGGATAAAATTTCAGTAAATAGAAAACTAGATTATCTCGAAGCACTGATCATGGAGTGAACATTCTCACTTTACTGTGTGCGGGACGCAACTTAGACGAATTCAGTAAATCTTAGCACATTCTGTGCAGAATTTGGCATTCTATTAGAATTGCGAAATGAACAGTACAGTTTTTCCGATTTTTACGGATTCTTAGGTTTttctaggtttttttttttctttaaatcagCTTAGAACGTTAATTCGGTGTTCTAACCATTGAACACGATCAATGCAGAATTTGTCTAATGAATGTGCAGTTAGGTTTTGATAGATTTTCACGGATTTCACCTCGCGTAGAATTTCTGCATGCTACAGCAGCTAAGGGCATTCTAACCACTAAGCATTAAaaatgcagaatttctgcgTCCAGATAAAGTATCACTGCTCTCACAGTCacgtttttgtgatttttttcggaTTTCATCGGGTCCAGAATTTCGGAATtagtcattttgaaaaaaaaaaaaaaaaacacttcactTTGGAACGTGATAAATACTGAATCGCCTTTACAACCATAAACAGACTGTATGTTGTTACATCCTTgagggggatcagaaattctgaatcctttGACAACCACGAACAGATAGCGGTTTTTGTTCTGTGTCAtgatgggggatcagaaattctgaatcgtTTTAGAACCACGAACAGATAACCGTTTTTGTACTGTGTCGTGATgcgggatcagaaattctgaatcgtTTTAGAACCACAAACAGATAACCGTTTTTGTCATGATTGTGTCAtgatgggggatcagaaattctgaaaccTTTTACAGCTATGAACAGATAGCGGTTTTTGTGCTGTGTCGTGAaaggggatcagaaattctgaatcgtTTTACAACCACGAACAGATAACCGATTTTGTCCCTGTCGTGAAGGGGGATCATGAAATTATACAATTTGACGGAATTAGAAAATTGGATGTATTGTTCCTCGTGCTCTCAACGGAGGTCTTACTTTTCTCCTTCCAATTAGCCAAAACCCTTCGGAAGCACTAACTTTTTCAGCTACAAATACCAATACTGCTCTGAATTTCCCCAAATTGGAACaccacattttagtttggaacgtCAACGCTAAGTAGCTTAGAAAGTGTAAAACACGATTGGTtgcaacacaaaagaaaatcaatgaacttaaaaaaatatattttaagacgATGGCTTAGAGTCAATCATGGCAGCTGTAAATGAGTAAATTGTAAAACCAAGCTttcaattttaatatattttttgtctttctcaATTTCGACTGATAAAGCCGGCTAAGAAGTCCATCTATTCAGCAGCGGAAAACAAAGAATAACGCTTGAAGCAAAACAttattttgtccttttcttATCAACCCAGTAGGAAATAAAATGTTTAGAATTACTCATAAAATATTCATGCCTTTCAATAATGTTTTTGCATTGTACTCACATGTACCTGACGCGTTGATTACATCTTCCTTTTCCCGATAGGTTTGTTACTCTTCATGTGCGGCATAATTGAAATGAGCTTCAACGGGCacaatttattttataattacaGCTACGTACGAAATCATTGAACTTAGTGGGGATTCTCCCTTAGACTTTTGTGTAGGCATAACTTGGCAAGTCATAAAAAAACTTTCTGAATAATTTATGAATACACGATAATGCAGTGTACGCAGTAAATTAAACGATAAGCTCGGGCTATCGGAAGGGAGTATTTAGAACGTTTAACTGAAGTTTCGCAGTCTCTTTTTCAGAGCAACTGTTATTGCCTTTGTTGACTCGGTACTCGCGCTAATTCGAGCGAAAGAAATCAACAGACCATGAAAAACGAAcacgaataaaaaaaacaaaggatatttgaacaaaggatattcAAAAACGTAAGTAATAAAATGTACTGCTTAGATCTGCTCAGAAATTTTAATTTCCCATCAATTAAAGAGGGCATGCTTTCCGTAGATCGTATACTTCAACGATTTCAAACATGACATTTGAGGGAAGCAAACTTGCGGTTCTTAGGCAATTTTCGGCAGAAGAAAAGTCAAACAGTCAATATTTAACAGTGTCTAACTTTGTCAAGGTTACACGTACTTGCCAACTGTTTACCGGTAATTTTATAAGCTGCAATTATTACTATCTAAAATCCAAGAAAAATGGTTAACGCTTGGTTTTTCCTTACCCCAAGTTATTTACGAATGATGAAATTCGATCCAAGATATTTCAGCGGCAGAGAATTAACctattcattattttttttagggGTTTTGTTAGACGAAAGTTGAACGCAAAAGACTGCAAGAGACAAAAGACCTCGCTCGCAGAACTCTGGCAATACGGCCACAATTAACAAAGTAGGCACTGTTttcctctctcttcttctttttttcgaaaaacatCAAGAGATGGAactttttttcttgtcttttcaCACGGACCAATAACAACTCTTGCCTCTTTTCTCGTTATCCGTAAATTTACCTTTAATTCATCATTTAACGATATTTCAGAATGTTCCAACCAGCTTTAGTGTTAGCGGTGATAACTCCGTTTCTCCTCGAAGCGATTTCATTGGCTGATGAAAAGTGCAAATATGGTGCTACCAATCAAAACCTCTGTCAAAAGACATGTAACTCTACCCATTGCGCGTGCACCATGGATGAATCTTCTACATTCAAGAGCTGCACACAAAAGTGCAATTTTCTCTCTTCTTGCCGCGATATGGTGTGTTCGGGTAAGCCCAGCTTGTTATCCACCAGTACTACTAATAACATGATTTTAAAACCCTTCTTCGTTAGCCTAATGggataaatttacttttttttctccagGAGGGAACACTTGTTCTCAGCAGTGTTTTTTCGGTAGTTGTAACATGAATTGCCTTTCGAGCAAGTTCTGTTATCGGTCATGCGTGTGGAAAGCCAAATGTCAGCAAGTCACGTGTTCATCTTCCACCTGCAGTCAGGTCTGCGCAAATTGTACCATGGTATGTCCCAGAGGGGTGGAGAGCTGTCACCAGATGTGCTTAGGGGGAGAGTGCAATATGAGGTGTTTTGCGCGAAAATGTATAAGACAGTGTTTAGGAGGAAAATGCAACTCGATTGGTCGCACAGAAGAGAGCAATGCATCACCCGTGCAGCCAAGCTTTTGGATCTGGATTCTGCTGATAGACGTTTTTACTTTATAACcctggaggaaaaaaaactcCTTGTCTAATCGAAGAGTAAGTTGGTCGCGTCGCACGTATAATAACAGAATAAATTATCGAAGGGTGCATGAGGCCtgactgcagaataccctgtcACTTATCTGCATGCCATTGACTTAATATCATTAGCCTTTgctcactctctctctctctctgtctctctctctctctctctctactTTTATACTCTGCCACAGTTCTTAAAAGAACGCCGCCAAATGTTAACCACACTGGCAGGGTATTTTGCAGTTAATCCATTTGAACATCAGCCCTATCCATGGAACGTCCCgcacaaggaaagagaaaaaaacctttgacaAGGGCGAGATTTTAACTCAAGACATCGTGAACCAATTTTTCGGCTCAAAGGATAACCATGATATGTTGCACCAAATTTGGGCATCAATCATTCAGAGCGTTAGCTCAAAATACCCGTGTGTTTGCTGATAGAAGTGAGATCGAAAAGGTGCTCCACGCTACCGTGAAAGCCAGGGCATGCACCGAAGCAATTTTCTCTTTCGTAAACAAGtgatgccatttggacgagacCTGGACGAgacaattttcactgttaagtttgtcgtttgcaatTGAGGAAAAAGATGCTTAATCTACcactagattagcagcgtataTCActtagaattttaaaaaaactaagaaaaaaccttagaaaaaaattagaaaaaaaaatagaaaaatcaaattATATCGAACTCGGATCAATGGAATAAGAGCGATTGCACTTAACCTCCACACTACCGAAACAGCGGCTCAATTGCACTTTTTAactatttaaatgaagctaaccGTAACAattaattgaaagctaaccgaataaaaagggcttggttactaagaatggcatcgaACGTCAAAAGTTTGcctcgcttgtttacgaaagggaaacaAGACGCTTTTTTAAAGCGTCTTGTTTCACGTTTAGCTGCATTGCATTGCGTCATTTGCTATATCGTGGAACATGGGCTagaatcagcaaacgaaattaaaCGAGTCACGCTGAAGCCCCAACGTAGAACCCATCATTTAGTTGCTCCACTGCACGTTATAAATTCCTATTCTCATCTAATTCTGTTAGACGtgaggctgtttcaagtctctcgctATCTGAAATCTACTCCTTCgcgtttgtgtttatttttattgttgcagttgtttttcacagagggaggtcaaatgtattgctcg
This portion of the Montipora capricornis isolate CH-2021 chromosome 11, ASM3666992v2, whole genome shotgun sequence genome encodes:
- the LOC138024481 gene encoding keratin-associated protein 4-3-like, whose protein sequence is MFQPALVLAVITPFLLEAISLADEKCKYGATNQNLCQKTCNSTHCACTMDESSTFKSCTQKCNFLSSCRDMVCSGGNTCSQQCFFGSCNMNCLSSKFCYRSCVWKAKCQQVTCSSSTCSQVCANCTMVCPRGVESCHQMCLGGECNMRCFARKCIRQCLGGKCNSIGRTEESNASPVQPSFWIWILLIDVFTL